The Argopecten irradians isolate NY chromosome 4, Ai_NY, whole genome shotgun sequence genome has a window encoding:
- the LOC138321667 gene encoding rho-related protein racA-like has translation MVTHLKLVAVGDGGVGKSSMLIACATGKFPHDYVPTVFGSWAMETRLHGQEYKLSMWDTAGQEDYDRLRPLSYPGNDVILICFAVDNRDSFMNVTNKWIPELRQHTSNIPKILVACKTDLRNSDTQDYVTYAEGSKLAKDLGLRYQEISALTRDGLATCINRAIVEANQGLAARRRKKERLEFFKRIQREIPRPPSLPSPEKSQKIWVQPSQFADDWRRMLERPRYADVTFVLDGGQRVDAHKLVLCSASAFFCQVFGVRQNNKSKKTDHVEPFSRTAMTAGHVKGISAINEDRKCDRGKGHHRNHTTIALTSDIKYTTFSRVLEFLYTGMPCLPEDHSYTSLEEVNEIIRVSKVFKLSRLNEICQNYTMGQDFLNPSIGSSVNDETGQTMEILYLNNEEYADVVFSVQGKKIYSNRVVLCARCRALADLFGNQKRTGGIIKIDIPSTSAMNLQVFLGYIYTDQFNANGFNVRGIMGLASAYNMERLLNMCELRVTKEVQKAVTKDIQRCEPDIVGLLLAAQSLKANQLRTWCLHFISSNYIAFKNNPDMERLKGDNLSMVTKNQWPPASYLEDIRQYEMKWTNSRIECSLM, from the exons ATGGTGACTCACCTGAAGCTCGTGGCCGTTGGAGATGGGGGAGTTGGAAAGAGTTCCATGCTCATTGCGTGTGCCACTGGGAAATTTCCACACGATTACGTTCCTACTGTCTTCGGATCATGGGCCATGGAAACCCGTCTCCATGGACAAGAGTACAAATTGTCCATGTGGGATACCGCAGGCCAG GAGGACTACGACAGACTAAGGCCACTGTCCTATcccggaaatgacgtcattttaatcTGTTTTGCTGTAGACAACAGAGACTCGTTTATGAACGTTACCAATAAATGGATCCCAGAACTTCGGCAGCACACCTCAAATATCCCTAAAATACTCGTGGCTTGTAAGACAG ATTTGCGGAATTCTGATACCCAAGATTATGTCACTTATGCTGAGGGGTCCAAACTTGCGAAAGACTTGGGTTTACGGTACCAAGAAATCAGTGCTTTAACTCGCGATGGTCTAGCCACATGCATTAATCGGGCG ATTGTAGAAGCTAATCAGGGTTTGGCAGCTCGTCGACGGAAGAAGGAAAGGTTAGAGTTCTTCAAAAGGATACAGAGAGAAATACCAAGACCACCGAGTCTGCCCTCCCCAG aaaaatcACAGAAGATTTGGGTACAACCGTCACAGTTCGCTGACGATTGGCGTAGGATGCTTGAGAGGCCTAGATACGCCGACGTTACATTTGTACTAGATGGGGGTCAGCGGGTTGACGCTCACAAACTCGTTCTGTGTTCAGCTTCTGCTTTCTTCTGTCAAGTGTTCGGAGTAAGACAG AATAACAAGTCGAAAAAGACAGACCACGTCGAGCCGTTTTCACGAACAGCTATGACTGCCGGACACGTTAAAGGAATTTCTGCTATAAATGAAGATAGAAAGTGTGATCGTGGTAAAGGTCATCATCGCAATCACACGACGATAGCGCTGACCtcagatataaaatatacaacattttCTAGGGTGCTCGAGTTTCTTTACACAG GGATGCCATGTTTACCCGAGGATCACAGTTATACAAGTCTAGAGGAAGTTAATGAGATTATCAGAGTATCAAAGGTGTTCAAACTGTCAAGGTTAAATGAGATCTGCCAGAACTACACAATGGGACAGGATTTCTTAAATCCAAGTATTGGGTCATCTGTTAACGATGAAACAGGACAGACGATGGAAATTCTCTATCTGAACAACGAGGAGTATGCTGATGTCGTTTTCAGTGTTCAAG GTAAAAAGATCTACTCCAATAGAGTTGTCCTGTGTGCAAGATGTCGTGCGCTAGCTGACTTGTTTGGAAATCAAAAGAGAACAGGGGGTATCATTAAG ATTGATATTCCTAGCACATCCGCGATGAATCTCCAGGTATTTCTTGGATACATATATACCGATCAATTCAATGCGAACGGGTTTAATGTTAGGGGTATTATGGGTCTGGCAAGCGCTTACAACATGGAAAGGCTACTCAATATGTGTGAACTGCGCGTTACCAAAGAAGTCCAGAAAGCTGTCACCAAAGATATACAACGATGTGAACCTGACATCGTAGGACTTTTGTTAGCGGCACAG TCTCTCAAAGCCAACCAACTGAGAACGTGGTGTTTACATTTCATATCCAGCAATTACATCGCGTTCAAAAACAACCCCGACATGGAGCGACTCAAGGGCGATAACTTAAGTATGGTGACAAAGAATCAATGGCCTCCCGCATCATATCTCGAGGATATTCGACAGTATGAAATGAAATGGACAAATAGCAGAATTGAATGTTCTTTAATGTGA